A stretch of the Leptotrichia sp. oral taxon 223 genome encodes the following:
- the rlmD gene encoding 23S rRNA (uracil(1939)-C(5))-methyltransferase RlmD, with translation MEKTEKKSLKKGDLIQLKIVNLDTKGRAYGFFDENKIYVNINAAENQVVEGIFVKRRRKYELIHCKIIDFAGRQNAIYDDIERQNGGCNYQYYTYDEQLEMKAGHIKKELDRIIKYDYIFEEPVRSVKPDKYRNKMEFSFGNATKGGPIILGLHKQNSFHDIVEVDGLKLMDDNFNKIYVFCNEFCKKTGFDFYHRLDRIGFFRNLVIRKAEFTKQILVNIVTTTQISEIEKEKFQKKFKEGLLALNLDDGFKITGILHTFNDNFSDMVISESETILYGERDLTEEIFGLKFKISPYSFFQTNSQTVEKLYGKVLTYLEEIENIKIDEAIVFDLFSGTGTIGQIVSKKAKQVYGIELVPEAVEKANENAKLNNIRNAYFIAGDVFAKLDEFDNDGIKPDILILDPPRAGVGEKTITKLVKYNTKNIIYVSCNPKTLMTDLMKFGEFGYRLARCSVVDMFPITQHLEVVCLLKKFGI, from the coding sequence CAAAAGGTAGAGCTTACGGATTTTTTGATGAAAATAAAATTTATGTGAATATTAATGCGGCAGAAAATCAAGTTGTTGAGGGAATTTTTGTAAAAAGACGGAGAAAGTATGAACTGATACATTGCAAAATTATTGACTTTGCTGGGAGACAAAATGCGATTTATGATGACATTGAAAGGCAAAATGGAGGCTGTAACTACCAGTATTACACGTATGATGAGCAACTTGAAATGAAAGCAGGACATATAAAAAAAGAATTAGACAGAATTATTAAGTATGATTATATTTTTGAAGAGCCTGTTAGAAGTGTAAAGCCTGATAAATATAGAAACAAGATGGAATTTAGCTTTGGAAATGCTACAAAAGGAGGGCCTATAATTTTAGGGCTTCATAAGCAGAACAGCTTTCACGACATTGTAGAAGTTGATGGGCTGAAATTAATGGATGATAATTTTAATAAAATTTATGTTTTTTGTAATGAATTTTGTAAAAAGACAGGTTTTGATTTTTATCACAGGCTAGATCGTATAGGTTTTTTTAGAAATCTTGTGATTAGAAAAGCGGAATTTACAAAGCAGATTTTGGTAAATATTGTAACAACGACGCAAATTAGCGAGATAGAAAAGGAAAAATTTCAAAAGAAATTTAAGGAAGGATTGTTAGCCTTAAATTTGGATGATGGTTTTAAAATTACGGGAATTTTACACACATTTAATGATAATTTCTCGGATATGGTTATTTCCGAAAGTGAAACGATTTTGTATGGAGAACGTGATTTGACAGAGGAAATTTTTGGATTAAAATTTAAAATCAGTCCATACAGCTTTTTCCAGACAAATTCCCAGACAGTCGAAAAATTATACGGAAAAGTCTTAACATATCTTGAAGAAATTGAAAATATTAAAATTGATGAAGCAATAGTTTTTGATTTATTTAGTGGTACTGGTACAATTGGGCAAATTGTTTCAAAAAAGGCAAAGCAGGTTTATGGAATCGAGTTAGTGCCAGAGGCGGTAGAAAAAGCCAATGAAAATGCAAAATTAAACAACATTCGGAACGCATATTTTATCGCAGGAGATGTCTTTGCAAAATTAGATGAATTTGACAATGACGGAATCAAGCCAGATATTTTAATTTTGGATCCTCCACGAGCTGGAGTAGGCGAAAAAACTATCACAAAACTGGTAAAATATAATACTAAAAATATAATTTATGTGTCTTGTAATCCAAAAACTTTGATGACAGATTTGATGAAGTTTGGGGAATTTGGGTATAGGCTGGCTAGGTGTTCGGTGGTGGATATGTTCCCGATAACCCAGCATTTGGAGGTTGTTTGTTTGCTCAAGAAATTTGGAATTTAA